A single window of Paenibacillus sp. SYP-B4298 DNA harbors:
- the rhaI gene encoding L-rhamnose isomerase, which translates to MTDKAYTLFEEQQQARGINLEDVKAAIKGLKIETPSWGYGDSGTRFKVFQKNGVPRSPFEKFEDAAQVHRYTGACPAVAIHIPWDKTEDYGKLRSHAESLGVTIGAVNPNLFQEDEYMLGSVTHTDAAVRRKATEHLLECVDIAKETGSRDLSLWFADGTNYPGQGHIRQRKAWMREALAEMYKALTPQMRMLIEYKTFEPAFYHTDLADWGMALSLANKLGPQAQVLVDTGHHAQGINVEHIVAFLIDEHNLGGFHFNARKYADDDLIVGTMNPHELFLIFYQIIEASRDSDAAIRETVGNIAYMIDQSHNIERKIPAMIRSIMNVQTQFAKAQLINLDEVREAQLAGDVLAAEDAVRRAFEFDVTPLLHAVREEIGVPVDPMKAYLASGYEASIAHRGKGGASW; encoded by the coding sequence ATGACGGATAAAGCGTATACATTATTTGAAGAGCAGCAACAAGCGCGCGGCATTAACCTGGAGGACGTCAAAGCAGCGATCAAGGGGCTGAAGATCGAGACCCCGTCCTGGGGCTACGGCGACTCGGGCACACGCTTCAAGGTATTTCAGAAAAACGGCGTGCCGCGCAGTCCGTTCGAGAAATTCGAGGATGCGGCCCAGGTGCATCGCTACACTGGCGCTTGTCCTGCCGTTGCCATCCACATCCCGTGGGACAAAACCGAGGACTATGGCAAGCTGCGCAGCCATGCAGAAAGTCTTGGCGTGACGATCGGTGCGGTCAACCCGAACTTGTTCCAGGAGGACGAGTACATGCTGGGCAGCGTGACGCATACGGATGCCGCCGTGCGCCGCAAGGCGACCGAGCATCTGCTGGAATGTGTGGACATTGCCAAGGAAACCGGCTCGCGCGACTTGAGCCTATGGTTTGCGGACGGCACCAACTATCCAGGTCAGGGCCATATTCGCCAACGGAAAGCGTGGATGCGCGAGGCGCTCGCTGAGATGTACAAGGCGCTGACGCCGCAAATGCGGATGCTGATCGAGTACAAGACATTTGAGCCGGCCTTCTACCATACTGATCTGGCGGATTGGGGAATGGCGCTCAGCCTGGCGAACAAGCTTGGGCCGCAGGCGCAGGTGCTGGTCGATACAGGTCATCATGCGCAGGGGATCAACGTGGAGCATATTGTGGCATTCCTGATCGATGAGCATAATCTGGGCGGATTTCATTTCAATGCGCGTAAATATGCGGATGATGATCTGATCGTTGGTACGATGAATCCACATGAGCTGTTCCTGATCTTCTACCAGATCATTGAAGCGTCCCGCGATAGCGACGCGGCTATCCGCGAGACGGTAGGCAACATCGCCTACATGATCGATCAATCCCATAATATCGAGCGCAAAATTCCGGCTATGATTCGTTCGATCATGAACGTGCAGACGCAATTTGCCAAGGCGCAGTTGATCAATCTGGATGAGGTGCGCGAGGCGCAGCTTGCCGGGGATGTGCTGGCGGCTGAGGATGCGGTGCGCCGCGCATTCGAGTTCGATGTGACACCGCTCTTGCATGCGGTGCGCGAGGAGATCGGCGTGCCGGTAGATCCGATGAAGGCTTATCTTGCGAGCGGCTATGAGGCATCGATTGCTCATCGTGGCAAGGGCGGTGCCTCCTGGTGA
- a CDS encoding DUF3024 domain-containing protein, producing the protein MDAFTIRRLQHIMDGYIAVKVPRDVRSSVRLTYEWDGNRLTLVEERPDAEQRKWVGSAIAQFRLEQEKWHVYAKQSSSHWHSVASITPQPDFEQQLEQVELDVEGVFWVS; encoded by the coding sequence TTGGACGCTTTTACAATTCGTCGACTTCAACATATTATGGATGGCTATATTGCCGTGAAGGTGCCTCGCGATGTTCGTTCCTCTGTGCGCCTGACCTATGAGTGGGATGGCAATCGGCTAACGCTGGTGGAGGAACGGCCAGATGCGGAGCAGCGCAAGTGGGTCGGCTCGGCGATCGCCCAGTTTCGTCTGGAGCAGGAGAAGTGGCATGTGTATGCGAAGCAGAGCAGCAGCCATTGGCATTCCGTCGCCTCGATAACGCCTCAGCCTGATTTTGAACAGCAACTGGAGCAGGTGGAGCTGGATGTGGAAGGAGTGTTCTGGGTGTCGTAG
- a CDS encoding AAA family ATPase: MSKSNANSRLPRSKGIDMATLYTPKECAKKVKRIVLTPDNRRIVEEFMTIMGMKAQFEEHDVPIPNKLVLYGPPGTGKTLTAFYVAARLELPLITVRLDAIIHSHLGETGSNMRKIFDYAKGAPCVLFLDEFDAIARTRETNDEVKEMARAVNSLLQCLDEFDCDSILIAATNLEAELDQAVWRRFDTKMTYGMPDETSRQQFIARLVGEFAHEDGLQQQAADMLTGSSFADMEQIVLKAKRKAIIDSRPMCWTHMEEAYREYHPMGVIAHS, translated from the coding sequence ATGAGCAAAAGTAATGCCAACAGCCGTCTTCCCCGCTCCAAGGGAATCGATATGGCGACGCTGTACACTCCTAAGGAATGTGCAAAAAAGGTGAAACGGATCGTCCTCACGCCTGATAATCGGAGGATCGTGGAGGAGTTTATGACGATTATGGGGATGAAGGCGCAATTCGAGGAGCATGATGTGCCGATTCCGAACAAGCTGGTGCTGTATGGTCCGCCAGGTACGGGCAAAACGCTGACCGCATTCTACGTGGCCGCCAGGCTGGAGCTGCCGTTAATCACGGTTCGGCTGGATGCAATCATCCATAGCCACCTCGGGGAGACTGGCAGCAATATGCGCAAGATTTTTGATTATGCCAAGGGAGCGCCGTGTGTGCTGTTTCTGGATGAATTCGACGCGATCGCCAGAACGCGCGAGACGAATGATGAGGTGAAGGAGATGGCGCGTGCGGTGAACTCGCTGCTGCAATGTCTGGATGAGTTCGATTGCGACAGCATCCTGATCGCGGCGACCAACCTCGAAGCGGAGCTGGATCAGGCGGTCTGGCGGCGATTCGATACGAAGATGACCTATGGCATGCCGGATGAGACCAGCAGACAACAATTCATCGCCCGCCTTGTCGGTGAATTCGCCCATGAGGATGGGCTTCAGCAACAGGCGGCGGATATGCTCACGGGCAGCAGCTTTGCCGATATGGAGCAGATTGTGCTCAAGGCCAAACGCAAGGCGATCATCGACAGCCGTCCAATGTGCTGGACACATATGGAGGAAGCCTATCGGGAATATCATCCGATGGGGGTCATTGCTCATTCGTGA
- the rpsN gene encoding 30S ribosomal protein S14, translated as MAKKSKVVREQKRQATVARYAERRKQLKESKDYEGLSKLPRDASPTRLHNRCQVTGRPHGYLSKFKVSRIVFRELAYKGQIPGIKKSSW; from the coding sequence ATCGCTAAGAAATCGAAAGTCGTCAGAGAACAGAAGCGCCAGGCAACCGTTGCCCGTTATGCGGAGCGCAGGAAGCAATTGAAGGAGAGCAAGGATTATGAGGGCTTGAGCAAGCTGCCCCGCGATGCTTCTCCAACCCGGCTTCATAACCGTTGCCAAGTAACCGGCAGACCGCACGGCTACCTGAGCAAGTTCAAGGTATCGCGGATCGTATTTCGCGAGTTGGCTTACAAGGGCCAGATTCCAGGCATCAAAAAATCGAGCTGGTAA
- a CDS encoding DeoR/GlpR family DNA-binding transcription regulator → MLVAERYDFIVQVVNEKGSIRVSELSELCQVTEETIRRDLDKLEQAGKLRRSHGGAVSVKDNQAEIPYSEREITHIEEKKRIAAAAVSYIEPRDRILLDASTTAWYMASILPDIPLTVLTNSVKVTLELSSKEKIQVISTGGILAPRSLSYVGPLAERSLEMYHVDKAFISCKGVHLERGISESNEQQALIKSKMVGMAETVFLLADYSKFGIKAFTHVAHLSDVDVVISDDKLGLEEQRALQELRMDVKIAPRE, encoded by the coding sequence ATGCTTGTAGCAGAGCGTTATGATTTCATCGTGCAGGTAGTCAATGAGAAGGGAAGCATCCGCGTGTCGGAGCTTAGCGAGCTATGCCAGGTGACGGAGGAGACGATCCGTCGTGATCTGGACAAGCTGGAGCAGGCAGGCAAGCTTCGCAGAAGCCACGGAGGCGCGGTCAGTGTCAAGGATAACCAGGCGGAGATCCCTTACTCCGAGCGGGAGATTACACATATCGAGGAGAAGAAGCGGATTGCGGCCGCTGCAGTGAGCTATATCGAGCCGCGCGACCGAATCCTGCTCGATGCGAGTACGACCGCTTGGTATATGGCTTCGATCCTGCCAGACATTCCATTGACCGTGCTGACCAATTCGGTCAAGGTCACGTTGGAGCTGAGCAGCAAGGAGAAGATTCAGGTGATCTCGACGGGCGGCATTCTGGCGCCGCGTTCGCTGTCCTACGTAGGGCCGCTTGCCGAGCGTTCGCTGGAGATGTACCATGTGGACAAAGCATTTATCTCCTGCAAGGGTGTTCATCTGGAGCGTGGCATCAGTGAATCCAATGAGCAACAGGCGCTCATCAAGAGCAAGATGGTCGGCATGGCCGAGACGGTCTTCCTGCTCGCCGACTACAGCAAGTTTGGCATCAAGGCGTTCACGCATGTCGCCCATCTGAGCGATGTTGATGTGGTCATCTCTGACGACAAGCTGGGCCTGGAGGAGCAGCGGGCATTGCAGGAGCTGCGCATGGATGTGAAGATTGCGCCGCGGGAGTAG
- the rhaB gene encoding rhamnulokinase encodes MSVLAFDLGASSGRALIGRLENGRLTIEEVHRFSNDPVQVGSHLHWDVLRLYYEMKQGISKAARKEGAFESIAIDTWAVDFGLLDENGELLGNPYHYRDHHTDTAMEEVLALVPRSEIFDRTGIQFIQFNTIYQLYALQKAGSVALKQAKHLLMIPDLLRYFLTGEKWSEFSNATTTQLYNPRQMDWDWELIDRLKLPRELFGRVVLPGTPVGRLLPALAEELGLESCPVIAIAEHDTGSAVAAVPADEEDFAYLSCGTWSLMGTETKEPVIHEQALALNFTNEGGVNGTFRLLKNIMGLWIIQECRRIWEQEGKPHTFGELVVEAQQSPSFVSMIDPDDDAFYNPANMPEAIRAYCRRTGQPVPESEGEIIRCVIDSLALKYRYILELTEQLTGKRYKGLHMVGGGIQNKLLCQATASAIGRPVWAGPVEGSAIGNILVQYMALGQIADIAQARRIVRDSFPMEQYEPQQTEVWAEAYARFLVLSGLAG; translated from the coding sequence GTGAGTGTGCTGGCCTTCGACCTTGGAGCGAGCAGCGGCAGGGCGCTGATCGGCAGGCTGGAGAACGGGAGGCTGACGATCGAGGAGGTTCACCGCTTCTCTAATGATCCGGTGCAGGTGGGAAGTCATCTGCACTGGGATGTGTTGCGGCTGTACTATGAGATGAAGCAGGGTATATCGAAGGCAGCACGCAAGGAAGGGGCGTTCGAGAGCATCGCCATCGATACCTGGGCAGTGGACTTCGGGCTACTCGATGAGAATGGAGAGCTGCTGGGCAACCCATACCATTACCGCGACCATCATACCGATACGGCGATGGAGGAGGTGCTGGCGCTCGTGCCCCGGAGCGAGATCTTCGACCGGACGGGGATTCAATTTATACAGTTTAATACGATCTACCAATTGTATGCGCTGCAAAAGGCAGGCTCGGTGGCGCTCAAGCAGGCGAAGCATCTGCTCATGATTCCCGATCTGCTGCGGTATTTCCTGACGGGGGAGAAGTGGAGCGAGTTCTCCAATGCCACGACGACTCAGTTGTACAATCCGCGCCAGATGGATTGGGATTGGGAGCTGATCGATCGGTTGAAGCTGCCGCGCGAGCTGTTCGGCCGGGTCGTGCTGCCGGGTACACCTGTGGGCAGGCTTCTTCCAGCGCTGGCAGAGGAGCTTGGACTGGAGAGCTGTCCGGTCATCGCGATTGCCGAGCATGACACCGGCTCAGCGGTGGCAGCGGTGCCAGCGGATGAGGAGGACTTTGCCTACTTGAGCTGCGGCACCTGGTCGCTGATGGGGACAGAGACGAAGGAGCCGGTCATTCACGAGCAGGCGCTGGCGCTTAATTTTACCAATGAAGGCGGCGTGAACGGCACGTTCCGTCTGCTTAAGAATATTATGGGCTTGTGGATTATTCAGGAATGCCGCCGCATCTGGGAGCAGGAGGGCAAGCCGCATACGTTTGGCGAGCTGGTCGTGGAGGCGCAGCAGTCGCCATCCTTCGTCAGCATGATTGACCCGGATGACGATGCGTTCTACAATCCGGCGAATATGCCAGAGGCCATTCGTGCGTATTGCCGCCGTACAGGTCAGCCGGTGCCGGAGAGTGAGGGCGAGATCATTCGGTGCGTGATCGATAGCTTGGCGCTCAAGTACCGTTATATTCTGGAGCTGACGGAGCAGTTGACGGGCAAGCGATACAAGGGGCTTCACATGGTGGGCGGCGGCATCCAGAACAAGCTGCTCTGCCAGGCGACAGCCAGTGCGATCGGCCGCCCGGTCTGGGCGGGGCCGGTAGAGGGCAGCGCAATCGGCAATATTCTGGTACAATATATGGCACTGGGTCAAATTGCCGATATTGCGCAGGCGCGACGTATTGTACGCGATTCCTTCCCTATGGAGCAGTACGAGCCGCAGCAGACGGAGGTCTGGGCGGAAGCTTATGCAAGATTCCTTGTCTTATCGGGGCTTGCAGGCTAG
- a CDS encoding sensory rhodopsin transducer, whose translation MQVQAKGVKLWVIPDCYIPEVSSGELESHESICVLNCSPEDALLHITIYFEDREPLERIPVYVPARRTKHIRTSSLKKEDQTIPKGVPYAAEVESDIPVYVQYSRLDSTQAENALMTTMAFPIS comes from the coding sequence ATGCAGGTGCAAGCCAAAGGTGTTAAGCTATGGGTCATACCCGATTGTTACATTCCGGAGGTCAGCTCCGGCGAGCTGGAAAGCCATGAATCCATCTGTGTGCTGAATTGCAGCCCGGAGGATGCGCTGCTGCACATCACCATATATTTCGAAGACAGGGAGCCTCTTGAGAGGATTCCTGTCTACGTCCCCGCCAGACGGACGAAGCATATTCGCACCAGCTCGCTCAAGAAGGAGGATCAGACGATCCCCAAGGGCGTGCCCTATGCGGCTGAGGTGGAGAGCGACATCCCGGTCTATGTGCAATACAGTCGCCTTGACTCGACACAGGCGGAAAATGCGCTCATGACGACGATGGCCTTTCCCATCTCCTAA
- a CDS encoding NAD(P)/FAD-dependent oxidoreductase: MYDVLIIGGGAAGIGMGCALQHAGVERFAILERGEIGSSFLMWPRDMRMITPSFTSNAYGMMDLNAIALSTSPAYTLGTEHPTGEEYANYLHAVASFKQLPVQTGVEVDAVEPLQEGGFELRTSQGVMRSRYVIWAAGEFQYPRLNSFPGADHAIHNSLIAEWQEVEGDEVVIIGGYESGADAAIHLSRLGKRVTLIDRNGRWLHKGSSDPSVELSPYTKDRLKAVPDGAIKLMAGCEVKWIEQEANGGGYLIYCEDVEGGSLMIRSSHRPILATGFRGSLSIVEHLFEQDENGVTRLTGQDESTKMPGLFVSGPSVTHGSLLFCFIYKFRQRFGVVAEAIVTRLGLDTQPLEAYREQGMMLTDLSCCGEDCTC; the protein is encoded by the coding sequence ATGTATGATGTTCTCATCATCGGTGGAGGAGCGGCAGGGATTGGCATGGGCTGCGCGTTGCAGCATGCGGGTGTGGAGCGTTTTGCGATATTGGAGCGGGGGGAGATCGGCTCTTCGTTCCTCATGTGGCCGCGGGACATGCGGATGATTACGCCATCCTTTACGAGCAATGCCTATGGCATGATGGATCTGAACGCCATCGCGCTGAGCACTTCTCCTGCGTATACGCTCGGAACAGAGCATCCAACAGGCGAGGAATATGCGAACTATCTGCATGCCGTCGCGTCGTTTAAGCAACTGCCGGTGCAGACCGGGGTGGAGGTGGACGCTGTCGAGCCGCTGCAGGAAGGCGGCTTCGAGCTGCGCACCTCACAAGGCGTGATGCGCAGCCGCTATGTCATCTGGGCAGCGGGAGAGTTCCAGTATCCGCGCTTGAACAGCTTTCCCGGTGCAGACCATGCGATTCATAATAGCCTGATTGCTGAGTGGCAGGAGGTAGAGGGCGATGAGGTAGTCATCATTGGCGGCTATGAGAGCGGAGCCGATGCGGCGATTCATCTGAGCAGGCTCGGGAAGCGAGTGACATTGATTGACCGCAATGGCCGTTGGCTGCACAAGGGGAGCAGCGACCCAAGCGTCGAGCTGTCGCCTTATACGAAGGATCGGCTGAAGGCTGTGCCGGACGGCGCGATCAAGCTGATGGCAGGCTGTGAGGTGAAATGGATCGAGCAAGAGGCTAATGGTGGAGGATACCTCATCTATTGCGAGGACGTGGAAGGCGGGAGCCTCATGATTCGATCGAGCCATCGACCCATTCTGGCTACCGGCTTCAGAGGCAGTCTCTCGATCGTCGAGCATCTGTTCGAGCAGGATGAGAACGGAGTGACGCGGCTGACAGGGCAGGATGAATCGACGAAGATGCCGGGGCTGTTCGTCTCTGGCCCAAGCGTGACGCACGGCTCGCTGCTATTCTGCTTCATCTATAAGTTCCGGCAGCGCTTCGGCGTTGTCGCGGAAGCGATCGTCACCCGACTCGGGCTGGATACCCAGCCGCTGGAGGCGTATCGCGAGCAGGGCATGATGCTGACCGATCTGAGCTGCTGCGGTGAGGATTGCACATGCTGA